The following coding sequences are from one Leptolyngbya sp. NIES-3755 window:
- a CDS encoding hypothetical protein (protein of unknown function DUF477;~similar to AA sequence:cyanobase_aa:LBDG_09970), translated as MNTTIRIMKKLLLTFCRGWLLALVLSLSLWATPALATSLYEVPPVSDARVVDLGDIISRFNESKLNETLNDLATKTGQEVHFVTIRRLDYDETVQSFAGKLFEQWFPNSEERANQTLVVLDSITNNSAIVTGEKVKSLMSDEIAASVAQETMQVPLQKGDRYNQAFLDVSDRLVAVLSGEPDPGPPVVVDNVKTEGTFASREETAKSNAIPWVIGLLIAATVIPMATYYWYVR; from the coding sequence ATGAATACCACGATCCGCATTATGAAAAAGCTCCTCCTAACGTTCTGCCGGGGCTGGCTCCTTGCTTTAGTTCTCTCTCTATCGCTTTGGGCTACTCCCGCGCTTGCTACCAGTTTGTATGAAGTGCCACCTGTCTCCGATGCGCGAGTGGTTGATTTGGGCGATATCATCAGCCGATTTAACGAAAGCAAACTGAATGAAACACTGAATGATCTGGCAACGAAAACAGGTCAAGAAGTTCACTTCGTCACGATCCGACGACTTGATTATGACGAAACCGTTCAATCCTTTGCCGGTAAGCTGTTTGAGCAATGGTTTCCGAATTCAGAAGAACGGGCAAATCAAACGCTGGTGGTTCTAGATAGCATCACGAATAATTCAGCGATCGTCACTGGAGAAAAGGTGAAATCGCTGATGTCGGATGAGATAGCCGCCAGTGTCGCTCAGGAAACGATGCAGGTTCCTTTGCAAAAAGGCGATCGCTATAATCAAGCGTTTTTGGATGTCAGCGATCGATTAGTGGCAGTGCTATCCGGTGAGCCTGATCCGGGTCCGCCTGTTGTAGTTGATAATGTCAAAACTGAAGGAACCTTTGCATCGCGAGAAGAAACCGCAAAAAGTAATGCAATTCCCTGGGTGATTGGCTTATTGATTGCGGCGACTGTGATCCCGATGGCGACCTACTACTGGTATGTTCGCTAG